The genomic window TTAATGCTTACAAGAGAGAGGAAGGTAAAATCTTCCTCTCTCTTTTTGTCTTTTTTAAATTTGTTTGGTTTGCCGGAAAGTCCACGCGTTAGATTTGTGGACTCGGCCTAAAGAATTATACTACGCTTCCAGGCTCTGCTTCCTGTCTTCGCTTTCAGCTACGTCAGGCTTTGTCAGCTACGCCGGACACGGTCGTTAAAACAGTTCCATTTTTTCAAGAGCATTCCACGCAATAAAATGTGCGCCCTTGCCACCAAAACATTGGTTGCCGGCATACACCACATATGAATTCTCAATAGGCTTACCAGTAATTGTTGCCCACTGCTCTAGGCTTGCAGCAAAATCTGCTCGCATAGTTACACTTGCTTTTATTTCGATAGGAATTTGCACAGCATATGATTTTTCAACAACACAATCGATTTCTTGTCCTTGAACAGTGCGCCAAAAATAAAGCCTCAGTGTAAAAAATACAAGTCGCATTCCACATTTCACACC from Candidatus Babeliales bacterium includes these protein-coding regions:
- a CDS encoding DUF4143 domain-containing protein; translation: MRLVFFTLRLYFWRTVQGQEIDCVVEKSYAVQIPIEIKASVTMRADFAASLEQWATITGKPIENSYVVYAGNQCFGGKGAHFIAWNALEKMELF